The following coding sequences lie in one Ostrea edulis chromosome 8, xbOstEdul1.1, whole genome shotgun sequence genomic window:
- the LOC130046443 gene encoding uncharacterized protein LOC130046443 yields the protein MSIVPTTSTLSSLDHDMTRASITPSVLLNCKIPGDINSSFVRGKVTTVINDSAFQTASPFRHNATIAKLLSEQDEVPAVLIKFTDGGTDQRNTLESVRCATICLFKELNFDMIILGRCAPGHSYINPAERIMSILNIGLQNVALAREASTDENETHFKKCNSMNGLRDQVNKYPELKQAWLESVEPLQSLIRNRFLRLSLKDEAFTAIDPLNDLDIDIFKRHLRELFPDLDIKKLVKAQTSKCLAYTTWVEKHCRLRHYTYQIRKCQDITCCSPTRLPYDDLKWLPDPVLADDGEHYLPYSQVKILGQTDETARPTLKQPKVQPQKKNSKDPPAPEPHEDQTEVHDVSDEAPIVPTADPHLCITQNVRHVVTCIECRKPRAVYSRHKLTDRQLMYVVISTSEFDYTCGSPLLPPNNNLYKNVMCRSNITCAFPIELQYYSSGIGRNDICCLCANDNATLDMELKKKFKTVLPLCNSCKTEGKNTVVARPF from the exons ATGTCCATTGTACCAACCACATCTACTCTTTCATCTCTTGATCATGATATGACCCGGGCTTCCATTACTCCATCAGTACTGCTCAATTGCAAAATTCCTGGTGATATAAATTCATCATTTGTACGTGGTAAAGTTACAACAGTTATCAATGACTCCGCTTTTCAAACAGCATCACCATTTCGACACAATGCAACAATTGCCAAGTTACTTTCTGAACAAGATGAAGTCCCTGCAGTTCTGATCAAATTCACTGATGGGGGCACTGATCAACGGAATACCCTTGAGAGTGTTAGATGTGCTACTATTTGCCTGTTTAAGGAACTTAACTTTGACATGATAATTTTAGGCCGATGTGCACCAGGACACAGCTATATAAATCCAGCTGAGCGGATCATGAGTATTTTGAACATTGGTCTTCAAAATGTAGCACTCGCAAGAGAAGCGTCTACTGACGAAAATGAGACACATTTCAAGAAATGCAATAGTATGAATGGCCTAAGAGATCAAGTGAACAAGTATCCAGAATTGAAGCAAGCATGGTTGGAATCTGTTGAACCATTGCAGTCTCTGATCAGGAACCGTTTCCTCAGATTGAGTCTTAAAGATGAAGCATTTACAGCAATTGACCCCTTGAATGATCTGGATATTGACATTTTTAAGCGTCATTTACGTGAGCTGTTCCCAGATTTAGACATAAAAAAGCTTGTCAAAGCGCAAACAAGCAAATGCCTAGCTTACACAACTTGGGTCGAAAAGCACTGTCGATTAAGACATTACACATACCAAATCAGGAAATGTCAGGATATAACATGTTGTTCTCCTACAAGACTACCATACGATGATCTGAAATGGCTCCCAGATCCAGTTCTGGCAGATGATGGAGAACACTATCTACCTTACTCTCAGGTAAAGATATTGGGACAAACTGATGAAACAGCACGACCAACACTTAAGCAGCCAAAAGTTCAGCCCCAGAAGAAAAACTCTAAAG ATCCACCAGCACCTGAACCTCATGAAGACCAAACAGAAGTCCATGATGTATCAGATGAAGCACCTATTGTTCCAACAGCAGATCCACATTTATGCATCACTCAAAACGTGCGCCATGTGGTCACATGCATTGAATGTAGAAAGCCAAGGGCTGTATACAGTCGTCATAAATTAACTGATCGACAATTAATGTATGTTGTTATCTCTACATCAGAGTTTGATTACACTTGTGGAAGTCCACTCCTACCCCCCAACAACAATCTGTACAAAAATGTTATGTGCAGATCTAATATTACTTGTGCATTCCCCATTGAACTTCAATATTACAGTAGTGGTATTGGGAGAAACGATATTTGTTGTCTGTGTGCTAACGATAATGCGACACTTGATATGGAActcaaaaagaaatttaaaactgTATTGCCATTATGTAACTCATGCAAGACCGAAGGCAAAAATACAGTGGTCGCAAGACCATTTTAA
- the LOC125663243 gene encoding C-type lectin domain family 3 member A-like: MVIGHWWVLVIASVGILANAKAACKGNWAKTSGGCYWFSTNTATFHEAFTSCFAKKSTLLELKGKWQEKWIRFQSLLRGYDGVWIGATDLLHEGTYVYPSNGSKIRYSNWEGRQPGGGKKENCAVLALKSAGWHDYPCKHKFHYICVKH, from the exons ATGGTGATTGGGCATTGGTGGGTTCTGGTTATTGCCAGTGTGGGGATCCTAGCGAATGCAAAAGCTG CTTGTAAAGGAAATTGGGCCAAGACAAGCGGGGGGTGTTATTGGTTTTCAACCAACACTGCCACATTTCATGAAGCTTTT ACCAGTTGTTTCGCTAAGAAGTCGACATTACTTGAACTCAAAGGAAAATGGCAGGAGAAATGGATCCGTTTTCAGAGTTTGTTACGGG GATATGATGGCGTGTGGATAGGCGCCACAGATCTGCTACACGAAGGCACTTACGTTTATCCTTCTAATGGGTCCAAAATACGTTATAGCAATTGGGAAGGCAGACAACCCGGAGGAGGGAAGAAAGAAAACTGTGCTGTTCTTGCTCTCAAGTCGGCTGGCTGGCATGATTATCCGTGTAAACATAAGTTTCATTATATATGCGTGAAGCATTAA